In the genome of Cystobacter fuscus DSM 2262, one region contains:
- a CDS encoding helix-turn-helix domain-containing protein: MGQPSTSKLAANVGELAREARVRAGLTQADVAERVGLATEVYGRLERGRMLPSVPSLRRLCIALRMPSDSLLGLNTGEVPTWAAESTPEEYDEVPELRRLMRTLRKLDGTQLKLIGLVASALQKR; this comes from the coding sequence ATGGGACAACCTTCGACCAGCAAGCTCGCAGCGAATGTGGGCGAGCTCGCGCGAGAGGCGCGGGTTCGTGCGGGATTGACCCAGGCGGACGTGGCGGAGCGGGTGGGGCTGGCGACCGAGGTGTATGGGCGGCTGGAGCGGGGCCGGATGTTGCCGAGCGTGCCGTCGCTGCGGCGGTTGTGCATCGCGTTGCGCATGCCGTCCGACTCGCTGTTGGGGCTCAACACCGGCGAGGTGCCGACGTGGGCGGCCGAGTCCACGCCGGAGGAGTACGACGAGGTGCCCGAGCTGCGCCGCCTCATGCGCACCCTGCGCAAGCTGGATGGCACCCAGCTCAAGCTCATCGGCCTGGTGGCCTCGGCGCTGCAGAAGCGCTAG
- a CDS encoding metallophosphoesterase, with amino-acid sequence MALRLARRRSALETAPTASGSAALSLQRNTMRRNELKAPGPDPLRPEARLRWRDHFTLSENVLHVPGMHREHDGLRIAHLSDIHVGQATSAVRIRRAVAEVNAREPDVIFLTGDYVTHSPKPLPRVIELLAGFNRPVFAVLGNHDHWVDAHYLRTGFERLGYTVLQNEHRVVQVRGAPLTVLGIDDGRTHRDDVEATFRGAPESGTRLVLTHTPPTVEKLPENGNLVQFSGHTHGGQFVVRGLTEAIFRRAGQPYIQGHYHVRGNQLYVNMGLGFGFGGPYLRRGTYPEVAFFTLRHAEAASAH; translated from the coding sequence ATGGCCCTGAGACTCGCCCGCCGCCGCTCCGCCCTTGAGACCGCCCCGACCGCTTCTGGCTCCGCCGCGCTGTCCCTGCAGCGCAACACCATGCGGCGCAACGAGCTCAAAGCGCCGGGGCCGGATCCGCTGCGGCCCGAGGCGCGGCTGCGCTGGAGGGACCACTTCACGCTGTCGGAGAACGTGCTGCACGTGCCGGGGATGCACCGGGAGCATGACGGGCTGCGGATCGCGCACCTGTCGGACATCCACGTGGGGCAGGCGACGTCGGCGGTGCGCATCCGGCGCGCGGTGGCCGAGGTGAACGCGCGCGAGCCGGACGTCATCTTCCTCACGGGCGACTACGTGACGCACAGCCCCAAGCCGCTGCCGCGCGTCATCGAGTTGCTGGCGGGCTTCAACCGGCCGGTGTTCGCGGTGCTGGGCAATCATGACCATTGGGTGGACGCGCACTACCTGCGCACGGGCTTCGAGCGCCTGGGCTACACGGTGTTGCAGAACGAGCACCGGGTGGTGCAGGTGCGCGGCGCGCCGCTGACGGTGCTGGGCATCGACGATGGGCGCACGCACCGGGACGACGTGGAGGCGACGTTCCGGGGGGCGCCCGAGTCGGGCACGCGGCTGGTGCTCACGCACACGCCGCCCACCGTCGAGAAGCTGCCCGAGAATGGCAATCTGGTGCAGTTCTCCGGGCACACGCACGGCGGGCAGTTCGTGGTGCGAGGGCTCACGGAGGCCATCTTCCGGCGCGCGGGCCAGCCGTACATCCAGGGCCACTACCACGTGCGTGGCAATCAATTGTACGTGAACATGGGTCTGGGTTTTGGCTTTGGCGGTCCGTACCTGCGCCGCGGCACCTATCCCGAGGTGGCCTTCTTCACCCTGCGCCACGCCGAGGCGGCGAGCGCGCACTGA
- a CDS encoding TonB family protein, which produces MVVDERRGGMGGALPLLGVLFAVLLPLAPARAQMPTSPQGSVGELTDVPRSTEDAGVVSTERDVLREDGGFSLGGAEGSDGGTPRFEPPALLADSPARYPEALAAQPVAGTVRLELLVAEDGEVDEARLLQGAHPLLDQAALHAATRLRFSPAKVEGVPVPVRLTFEYHFQAPVAPADVSSSGEPLPPISLRGLVRTKGNRQPIIGAVLEFDGVRDAPVETGADGRFEARLAPGSHTVRVTAAGHKPGFFREALQAGEALEVVYGLEPLVVNPYETVVRGDRERTEVSRVTLHDAELREIPGTLGDPFRVVMLMPGVGSMLSGVSYPVVRGSQPAATGYFLDGIRVPILFHLFLGPAVIHPDFIDTIDFYPGNPPTPYGRITGGAVEGRLTRPRDDRLHGSAYADFLNAGLFLEYPFQSTGTNVSVAGRLSYTPWLIALAANALQPPGFNDSKLVLDFYDYQARVEQKVGPGRLRLFAFGSSDTFGSRAVTDEGSTQLLSVLFHRLDLRYGQPVAGGDLEGGVTVGLDRFAVQGDSFGGDGLTVNVDQRNVTARLRYARELGQGLSLRGGLEVENTRALVYLLSRSQLPDGGIDEVRIDQPLAIATFSGLWSELTWKPEGSRWTLVPGLRLDNYYLSGGVNAFVAEPRVTARHKLTDTLTLKGGVGLYHQTPTTLISLPVIDIAALKQGLQQAVQISAGVEYQGLAGFDVSLDGYVNPLPRTVELTPFGAESPPSNPQPPPDPGGGEPGRPRPPPTTVGQGSVRGLARQEQPIPGIGGLGQGDPSRGLSYGLELLIRRPLGGNWFGWLSYSLQRSTRLTRFYRYDASGQVIGQAEGNLPYVFDQTHVANLVLSYKFANNITLGGVLHFNSGRPETGNLTSRTQVEGTDFLGRPSWVPVDLDRADRLPPFFRFDLRLSKAWAYETFSLEAYLDMLNVTLSQEVLAFSYEGGFGVPLNKTPTSVPIALPILGLKGRF; this is translated from the coding sequence ATGGTGGTCGACGAGCGGCGAGGCGGCATGGGCGGTGCTCTCCCTCTGCTGGGCGTGTTGTTCGCCGTGCTGCTGCCGCTCGCGCCGGCTCGCGCCCAGATGCCCACCTCGCCGCAGGGCAGCGTCGGCGAGCTGACGGACGTGCCCCGCTCCACCGAGGACGCGGGCGTCGTGTCCACCGAGCGCGACGTGCTGCGCGAGGACGGCGGCTTCTCCCTGGGCGGCGCGGAGGGCTCGGATGGCGGCACCCCGCGCTTCGAGCCCCCGGCGCTCCTCGCCGACTCGCCCGCGCGCTACCCCGAGGCGCTCGCCGCCCAGCCGGTGGCGGGCACGGTGCGCCTGGAGCTGCTGGTGGCCGAGGATGGCGAGGTGGACGAGGCGCGGCTGCTCCAGGGGGCCCACCCGCTGCTCGATCAGGCCGCGCTGCACGCCGCGACGCGCCTGCGCTTCTCCCCCGCGAAGGTGGAGGGCGTGCCGGTGCCGGTGCGGCTCACCTTCGAGTACCACTTCCAGGCGCCCGTGGCCCCCGCCGACGTCTCCTCCTCCGGCGAGCCCCTGCCGCCCATCTCCTTGCGCGGCCTGGTGCGGACCAAGGGCAACCGCCAGCCCATCATCGGCGCCGTGCTCGAGTTCGACGGGGTGCGCGACGCGCCCGTGGAGACGGGAGCGGACGGCCGCTTCGAGGCCCGGCTCGCTCCGGGCTCGCACACCGTGCGCGTCACCGCGGCCGGCCACAAACCCGGCTTCTTCCGCGAGGCGCTCCAGGCCGGCGAGGCGCTCGAGGTGGTGTATGGCCTGGAGCCGCTCGTGGTGAATCCCTACGAGACGGTGGTGCGCGGCGATCGCGAGCGCACCGAGGTGTCCCGCGTCACCCTGCATGACGCCGAGCTGCGCGAGATTCCCGGCACCCTGGGAGACCCCTTCCGCGTCGTCATGCTCATGCCCGGCGTGGGCAGCATGCTCTCGGGCGTGTCCTACCCGGTGGTGCGCGGCAGCCAGCCGGCCGCCACCGGCTACTTCCTCGACGGCATTCGCGTCCCCATCCTCTTCCACCTCTTCCTCGGGCCCGCGGTCATCCACCCGGACTTCATCGACACCATCGACTTCTACCCCGGCAACCCGCCCACCCCGTATGGCCGCATCACCGGCGGCGCGGTGGAGGGCCGGCTCACGCGCCCGCGCGATGATCGGCTGCACGGCAGCGCCTACGCGGACTTCCTCAACGCCGGCCTCTTCCTCGAGTACCCCTTCCAGTCCACGGGCACCAACGTCTCGGTGGCCGGGCGCCTGTCGTACACGCCCTGGCTGATCGCGCTCGCGGCCAACGCGCTGCAGCCGCCCGGCTTCAACGACTCGAAGCTGGTGCTGGACTTCTACGACTACCAGGCGCGTGTCGAGCAGAAGGTGGGGCCGGGCCGGCTGCGCCTGTTCGCCTTCGGCTCCTCGGACACCTTCGGCTCCCGTGCGGTGACGGACGAGGGCTCCACCCAGCTTTTGTCCGTGCTCTTCCACCGGCTGGACCTGCGCTACGGCCAACCCGTCGCCGGCGGCGATCTGGAGGGCGGGGTCACCGTGGGGCTGGATCGCTTCGCCGTCCAGGGCGACAGCTTTGGCGGCGACGGTCTCACCGTGAACGTGGACCAGCGCAACGTGACCGCCCGCCTGCGCTACGCGCGCGAGCTGGGCCAGGGACTGTCACTGCGCGGTGGCCTGGAGGTGGAGAACACGCGCGCGCTCGTGTACCTGCTCTCGCGCAGCCAGCTGCCGGACGGCGGCATCGATGAGGTGCGCATCGATCAGCCCCTGGCGATCGCCACCTTCAGCGGCTTGTGGTCCGAGCTCACGTGGAAGCCCGAGGGCTCGCGCTGGACGCTGGTGCCGGGCCTGCGCCTGGACAACTACTACCTCTCGGGCGGCGTCAACGCGTTCGTGGCCGAGCCGCGGGTGACGGCGCGCCACAAGTTGACGGACACGCTCACGCTCAAGGGCGGCGTGGGCCTCTACCACCAGACGCCCACCACGCTCATCAGCCTGCCCGTCATCGACATCGCCGCGCTCAAGCAGGGCTTGCAGCAGGCGGTGCAGATCTCCGCGGGCGTGGAGTACCAGGGCCTCGCGGGCTTCGACGTGAGCCTGGACGGCTACGTCAACCCGCTGCCGCGCACCGTGGAGCTCACGCCCTTCGGCGCCGAGTCCCCGCCGTCCAACCCGCAGCCGCCCCCGGATCCCGGTGGAGGTGAGCCCGGACGTCCCCGGCCGCCCCCCACCACCGTGGGCCAGGGCTCCGTGCGTGGCCTGGCGCGGCAGGAGCAGCCCATTCCGGGCATCGGCGGGCTGGGGCAGGGCGACCCCAGCCGGGGCCTGTCCTATGGCCTGGAGCTGCTCATCCGCCGTCCCCTGGGCGGCAACTGGTTCGGCTGGCTGTCCTACTCCCTGCAGCGCAGCACCCGCCTCACCCGCTTCTACCGCTACGACGCGAGCGGGCAGGTCATCGGCCAGGCCGAGGGCAACCTGCCCTACGTCTTCGACCAGACGCACGTGGCCAACCTGGTGCTCAGCTACAAGTTCGCCAACAACATCACCCTGGGCGGCGTGCTGCACTTCAACAGCGGCCGGCCCGAGACCGGCAACCTCACCAGCCGCACCCAGGTGGAGGGCACGGACTTCCTTGGCCGGCCCTCGTGGGTTCCCGTGGACCTGGACCGCGCGGACCGGCTGCCGCCCTTCTTCCGCTTCGATCTGCGGCTGTCCAAGGCGTGGGCCTACGAGACCTTCTCGCTCGAGGCCTACCTGGACATGCTCAACGTCACCCTCAGCCAGGAGGTGCTGGCTTTCAGCTACGAGGGTGGTTTTGGCGTGCCCTTGAACAAGACGCCCACCTCCGTCCCCATCGCCCTGCCCATCCTCGGGCTCAAGGGCCGTTTTTAA
- a CDS encoding sensor histidine kinase: MARLAHTGALHGEYPDPYILFQSVRGETGVLLDFEWTAFNPAAEPWVSAPSRALSAWQGVAGLPEPEVLGAVVEGGAPLGFELHVRRGGEERWFQARAVKQGDGFALWLSDRTEAHERERVLREALERAREALEQEREAREREAYLSLALETAHMVTWEWSEARGSFSLSANAEDFFGAPPEGLGNTVEWLLGRAQPEERVRIAEAFARMRSTAGAHAFQFRGPWPDGTVHTYEVVGQSFHEEGLPLRVLGVAMDITERLRSQEAVRAAEERYRLAALATNDVLWEWLPATGHIYWSEACHRMFGYHPEEMGDVSWWAEQVHPLDRERVVGSLHRLVAEGGESWTAEYRFRSKDGTYVDVLDRGRAARDARGGVQRMIGSIMDITERKRALERMAEEARFRERFIGILGHDLRSPLHAIALSARELGRRGVPVLHQRLLQRIETSAARMGNMISDILDLTRARLAGRIPLHLSVTGLPQVCQQVVEEMMAVHPERTLLLDIEGACEGVWDFERLAQVVSNLVGNALEHTPLDTPVRVRCRDEGAGWRVLEISNRGTPIPSHLLDTLFDPFRQAGPARTGRGSGLGLGLYIVQQLVLAHQGTVSVCSTAEDGTTFTVRLPRDSQDAPAAEPEAPQGMGTAAFQPRSQECPTE, encoded by the coding sequence ATGGCCAGGCTCGCTCACACCGGGGCGTTACATGGGGAGTATCCCGACCCATACATCCTGTTCCAGTCGGTGCGGGGTGAGACGGGCGTACTGCTCGACTTCGAGTGGACGGCGTTCAATCCGGCGGCCGAGCCGTGGGTGTCGGCACCGTCGCGGGCGCTGTCGGCGTGGCAGGGGGTGGCGGGCCTGCCGGAGCCGGAGGTGCTCGGCGCGGTGGTGGAGGGCGGCGCGCCGCTCGGCTTCGAGCTGCACGTGCGGCGGGGCGGCGAGGAGCGCTGGTTCCAGGCGCGAGCGGTGAAGCAGGGGGATGGGTTCGCGCTGTGGCTGTCCGACCGGACCGAGGCCCATGAGCGCGAGCGCGTGTTGCGCGAGGCGCTGGAGCGGGCGCGCGAGGCGCTGGAGCAGGAGCGCGAGGCGCGTGAGCGCGAGGCGTACCTGTCGCTGGCGCTGGAGACGGCGCACATGGTGACGTGGGAGTGGTCGGAGGCGCGGGGGAGCTTCTCGCTGTCCGCCAACGCCGAGGACTTCTTCGGGGCGCCGCCGGAGGGGCTGGGCAACACGGTGGAGTGGCTGTTGGGGCGCGCCCAACCGGAGGAGCGCGTGCGCATCGCCGAGGCCTTCGCGCGGATGCGCTCCACCGCGGGGGCGCATGCCTTCCAGTTCCGAGGCCCGTGGCCGGACGGCACGGTGCACACCTACGAGGTGGTGGGCCAGTCCTTCCACGAGGAGGGCCTGCCCCTGCGCGTGCTGGGCGTGGCCATGGACATCACCGAGCGCCTGCGCTCGCAGGAGGCGGTGCGCGCGGCCGAGGAGCGCTACCGCCTGGCGGCGCTCGCCACCAACGACGTGCTCTGGGAGTGGCTGCCCGCCACGGGCCACATCTACTGGAGCGAGGCCTGCCACCGGATGTTCGGCTACCACCCCGAGGAGATGGGGGACGTGTCCTGGTGGGCGGAGCAGGTCCACCCGTTGGACCGGGAGCGGGTGGTGGGCAGCCTGCACCGGCTGGTGGCGGAAGGGGGCGAGTCGTGGACGGCCGAGTACCGCTTCCGGAGCAAGGATGGCACGTACGTGGACGTGCTGGACCGGGGCCGGGCGGCGCGAGACGCGCGCGGCGGTGTGCAGCGGATGATCGGCTCGATCATGGACATCACCGAGCGCAAGCGGGCGCTGGAGCGCATGGCGGAGGAGGCGCGCTTCCGCGAGCGCTTCATTGGCATCCTCGGGCATGACCTGCGCTCGCCGCTGCATGCGATTGCGTTGTCGGCGCGGGAGCTGGGGCGGCGGGGGGTGCCGGTGCTGCACCAGCGGCTGTTGCAGCGCATCGAGACGAGCGCGGCGCGCATGGGGAACATGATCTCCGACATCCTGGATTTGACGCGGGCGCGGCTGGCGGGGCGCATTCCGCTGCACCTGTCGGTCACGGGCCTGCCGCAGGTGTGCCAGCAGGTGGTGGAGGAGATGATGGCGGTGCACCCCGAGCGCACGCTGTTGTTGGATATTGAAGGGGCGTGCGAGGGGGTGTGGGACTTCGAGCGGCTCGCGCAGGTGGTGAGCAACCTGGTGGGCAACGCGCTGGAGCACACGCCGCTGGACACGCCCGTGCGGGTGCGGTGCCGGGACGAGGGGGCGGGGTGGAGGGTGTTGGAGATCTCCAACCGGGGGACGCCCATTCCGAGCCACCTGTTGGACACGCTGTTCGATCCCTTCCGGCAGGCGGGGCCGGCGAGGACGGGACGGGGGAGTGGATTGGGCTTGGGGCTGTACATCGTCCAGCAGCTCGTGCTGGCGCATCAGGGCACGGTGTCGGTGTGCTCCACGGCGGAGGACGGCACGACGTTCACCGTGCGCCTGCCCCGGGACTCGCAAGACGCGCCCGCGGCCGAGCCCGAGGCGCCGCAGGGGATGGGGACTGCCGCGTTCCAACCGCGGTCCCAGGAGTGCCCCACGGAGTAG